A single window of Rubripirellula lacrimiformis DNA harbors:
- a CDS encoding lipid-binding SYLF domain-containing protein → MISTSATVSGQTPQDQTVLASAAVLNEVLVGPLSKIPHAMLNDAYGVAIIPNVIKGGFIVGARHGRGLLFVRQDGGVWHAPVFITLTGGNIGWQVGVQSSDIVLVFKTERSIQNILTGKLTLGADAAAAAGPVGRQGSVATDGQLQAEIYSYSRSRGLFAGVSIDGSVVRVDSLSTGAYYRSPAPGQPVIVPEPAQQLTMAVASLAGAPVTVPTNVPSGGAPVIADTGALAQRMGAQESDMLRNQLEQLSQQLDKLLDPQWRTYLALPPSVFVGGSHPTPAEMQAVVQRYQAIAVDPRYQDLAAQPAFQSLFSLLKHYQLALTNEAATLNLPPPPAG, encoded by the coding sequence ATGATCTCAACATCGGCAACGGTGTCGGGCCAAACGCCGCAGGATCAGACGGTACTAGCATCGGCAGCGGTCTTGAACGAGGTCCTGGTTGGACCGCTCAGCAAGATCCCCCACGCCATGCTGAACGACGCCTACGGTGTGGCGATCATCCCCAACGTGATCAAGGGAGGGTTCATTGTCGGTGCGCGTCATGGACGTGGGTTGCTGTTTGTTCGCCAGGACGGCGGGGTTTGGCACGCGCCCGTCTTCATCACGCTGACCGGGGGAAACATCGGCTGGCAAGTCGGTGTGCAATCGTCGGACATCGTGTTGGTTTTCAAAACCGAACGCAGTATCCAAAATATCCTGACAGGCAAGTTGACATTGGGCGCCGATGCGGCGGCCGCCGCCGGGCCGGTTGGCCGCCAAGGTTCGGTGGCCACCGATGGTCAGTTGCAAGCCGAAATCTATTCGTACTCGCGCAGCCGTGGATTGTTTGCTGGTGTTTCGATTGATGGATCCGTAGTCCGCGTCGACTCGCTTTCGACCGGTGCGTACTACCGATCGCCTGCACCCGGGCAACCTGTGATTGTTCCGGAGCCAGCACAGCAGTTGACGATGGCAGTCGCTTCTTTGGCAGGTGCACCCGTGACTGTCCCGACGAACGTGCCCAGCGGCGGAGCGCCGGTGATTGCTGACACCGGAGCCTTGGCGCAGCGGATGGGAGCCCAGGAATCGGACATGTTGCGTAACCAACTGGAACAACTGTCACAGCAATTGGACAAACTGCTTGATCCCCAGTGGCGTACCTACCTGGCTTTGCCACCCAGCGTGTTCGTTGGCGGTTCGCATCCGACGCCCGCAGAAATGCAGGCGGTAGTTCAACGCTATCAGGCGATCGCCGTCGATCCTCGCTATCAGGATCTGGCTGCCCAACCAGCATTTCAATCTCTTTTCAGTTTGCTGAAACACTACCAGTTGGCTTTGACAAACGAGGCGGCAACGTTGAACCTGCCTCCGCCCCCAGCCGGCTAG
- a CDS encoding PSD1 and planctomycete cytochrome C domain-containing protein, which produces MSGPAFADQPDSVSEAHASIQPVVDFNRDIRTVLSDKCFLCHGPDESTREAGLRLDIRDEAIDAGAIYSGDSLQSEIIARVTSDDPDLVMPPPDTGKKVTADEIAALQAWIDSGAAYDTHWAFLPPAMPDLPKVKDSSWPRNAVDRFTLAKMESMGLHPSPQADAATLSRRISLDLIGLPTTIAEIDTVESVDPLDDALAALIDDRMSSRHFGERWGRWWLDAARYADSAGYEKDMQRQVFFYRDWVIDAINRDMPYDQFVIHQIAGDLIPDASQAERVATGFLRNSMTNEEGGADPEQFRIEGMFDRVDAIGKAIMGVTTQCAQCHTHKYDPISHHEYYQMFASLNDFHEACVSVFTPQQAMRRDEVLANIAGQEAALRRHLPGWKQHVANWAAEASSKLPHWNAVTPTDIPYEGQKFAVLDDGSIVSESYAPTKAANSFSLTLDVGTITAVRLDALTHPQLPRGGPGRSIDGTGALSEFKLTVTPSAKDAKPIEVKFVRAVSDVNPPQRDLKKQYRDRDPQKDKRVVGAVEFAIDGDEKTAWTTDIGPGRSNQSRHAIFIPESPIVVDGEATLTFQMIQKHGGWNSDDNQNFLIGRYRFSITDSPQLPRYAIHSAVESILATPSSQWSDDQWDGVFSQWRQLPPDVISADWAVGDDNPPADLSKLLADCNDRIEQEWSRFPETASQLVAVALPEARETFVFTRGDFLSPADPVQPGTPEFMNPMPQGASPDRLRFARWLVSEDSPTAARVIVNRIWQAYFGRGLVVTPEDFGFQSAPPSHPELLDYLAIELMEHDWSMKHIHRLIVDSATYRQSSIAPPSAWRNDPTNQWLTRGPRFRMDAEMVRDLALSVSGLLDLTIGGPSVYPPAPDFLFQPPASYGPKIWDTDTDGSQYRRSLYVHQYRSVPYPPLQVFDAPKGDAATVRRARSNTPLQALVLLNEPQFLEISRSMASGILGRGEWSADDAPDLDRMRIIHVFRACTGRVPADSEIRVLVDLLDAQRETFAELDNDSLEKFVGVSSHLCRQLVGVESTELAAWMVVARTILNLDETITKS; this is translated from the coding sequence ATGTCGGGTCCGGCATTCGCTGATCAGCCCGATTCGGTGTCCGAAGCACACGCATCGATCCAGCCCGTTGTTGATTTTAACCGCGACATTCGTACGGTCTTGTCCGACAAGTGTTTCCTTTGCCATGGACCTGACGAATCCACTCGCGAGGCCGGATTGCGATTGGACATTCGGGACGAAGCAATCGATGCCGGCGCGATCTACAGCGGCGATAGTCTGCAATCCGAAATCATCGCTCGTGTGACCAGCGATGACCCCGACTTGGTGATGCCGCCGCCGGATACTGGAAAGAAGGTAACGGCGGACGAGATTGCGGCCTTGCAAGCCTGGATCGATTCCGGCGCGGCCTACGACACGCACTGGGCGTTCCTGCCGCCTGCGATGCCCGATCTTCCCAAAGTCAAAGATTCCAGCTGGCCACGCAACGCGGTCGATCGGTTCACGTTGGCAAAGATGGAATCGATGGGACTGCATCCATCGCCACAGGCCGATGCGGCAACGCTTAGCCGGCGAATCTCGCTGGACCTGATCGGTTTGCCAACCACGATCGCAGAGATCGATACCGTCGAATCGGTTGATCCCCTGGACGACGCACTGGCGGCTTTGATCGACGATCGCATGTCCTCGCGTCACTTTGGTGAACGCTGGGGCCGATGGTGGTTGGACGCGGCTCGCTATGCCGATTCGGCTGGCTATGAAAAGGACATGCAGCGGCAAGTCTTTTTCTATCGTGACTGGGTCATCGACGCCATCAACCGTGACATGCCCTATGATCAATTCGTGATCCATCAGATCGCCGGCGACCTGATTCCCGACGCATCGCAGGCCGAACGGGTTGCAACCGGGTTTCTGCGCAACTCGATGACCAACGAAGAAGGCGGCGCTGACCCCGAACAATTCCGTATCGAAGGCATGTTCGATCGGGTGGACGCGATTGGCAAAGCGATCATGGGCGTGACGACTCAGTGTGCCCAGTGTCATACGCATAAGTACGACCCGATCAGTCACCACGAGTATTACCAGATGTTCGCTTCGTTGAACGATTTTCACGAAGCCTGTGTCAGCGTCTTTACACCCCAGCAAGCGATGCGTCGCGACGAGGTGTTGGCCAACATTGCAGGCCAGGAAGCCGCGCTGCGTCGACATCTTCCGGGGTGGAAGCAACATGTGGCAAACTGGGCCGCAGAGGCCTCGTCCAAACTCCCGCACTGGAACGCGGTCACGCCAACCGACATTCCCTACGAGGGCCAGAAGTTTGCGGTTTTGGATGACGGTTCCATCGTCAGTGAAAGTTACGCACCCACCAAGGCAGCCAATTCGTTTTCGTTGACCCTGGACGTGGGCACGATCACGGCGGTTCGTCTGGACGCGCTGACTCACCCGCAATTGCCACGCGGTGGACCCGGACGCAGCATCGATGGGACGGGGGCTCTTTCCGAGTTCAAGTTGACGGTGACCCCGTCGGCCAAAGACGCCAAGCCGATCGAAGTCAAGTTCGTTCGGGCCGTTTCGGATGTCAATCCGCCCCAGCGAGACCTGAAGAAACAATACCGCGATCGTGATCCACAGAAGGACAAACGCGTGGTCGGCGCGGTCGAGTTCGCCATCGACGGTGACGAAAAGACGGCTTGGACCACGGATATTGGGCCCGGTCGCAGCAATCAGTCTCGTCATGCGATCTTCATCCCCGAATCGCCAATCGTGGTCGATGGGGAAGCGACGTTGACCTTTCAGATGATCCAAAAGCACGGGGGATGGAATAGCGATGACAATCAGAATTTTCTGATCGGACGCTACCGTTTCAGCATCACCGATTCGCCCCAACTGCCCCGATATGCGATCCACTCGGCTGTCGAATCGATCCTTGCAACGCCGTCCTCGCAGTGGTCCGATGATCAATGGGATGGGGTGTTTTCGCAGTGGCGTCAACTGCCGCCCGATGTGATCTCGGCGGATTGGGCGGTGGGCGATGACAACCCACCAGCGGATCTGTCGAAGTTGTTGGCCGATTGCAACGATCGGATTGAACAGGAATGGAGTCGCTTTCCGGAAACCGCGTCACAGTTGGTGGCCGTCGCACTGCCCGAGGCACGCGAAACCTTTGTGTTCACGCGTGGCGATTTCCTAAGTCCTGCGGACCCCGTGCAACCGGGGACGCCGGAGTTCATGAATCCGATGCCGCAGGGTGCGTCGCCGGATCGGCTGCGATTCGCCCGGTGGTTGGTGTCCGAAGATTCGCCCACCGCGGCTCGCGTGATCGTGAACCGGATCTGGCAGGCCTATTTTGGTCGCGGGTTGGTGGTCACGCCCGAGGATTTCGGATTCCAATCGGCGCCGCCCAGCCACCCCGAACTGTTGGACTATTTGGCGATCGAGCTGATGGAACATGACTGGAGCATGAAGCACATCCATCGTCTGATCGTGGATTCGGCGACCTACCGCCAAAGCTCGATCGCACCGCCATCGGCTTGGCGAAACGACCCCACCAACCAATGGCTGACGCGGGGGCCACGGTTTCGAATGGACGCAGAAATGGTTCGTGACTTGGCTTTGTCCGTCAGCGGACTGTTGGACCTGACCATTGGTGGGCCCAGCGTCTATCCGCCAGCGCCGGATTTTCTATTCCAACCGCCTGCCAGCTATGGGCCTAAGATCTGGGACACCGACACCGACGGCAGCCAATACCGACGCAGCCTGTACGTGCACCAGTATCGAAGTGTGCCTTACCCGCCGTTGCAAGTTTTCGACGCACCCAAAGGCGACGCGGCCACCGTTCGGCGGGCGCGCAGCAACACACCGCTTCAGGCGTTGGTGCTGTTGAACGAGCCCCAGTTCCTGGAAATCTCGCGGTCGATGGCAAGCGGGATCCTGGGGCGGGGCGAATGGTCCGCTGACGATGCACCCGATCTGGATCGGATGCGAATCATCCATGTGTTTCGGGCCTGCACCGGTCGGGTTCCCGCCGATTCCGAGATCCGCGTGTTGGTCGATTTGCTGGACGCACAGCGAGAAACCTTCGCCGAACTCGACAACGATTCGCTCGAAAAATTTGTGGGCGTTTCGTCCCATCTATGTCGCCAACTGGTGGGCGTCGAATCGACTGAGCTTGCCGCTTGGATGGTCGTTGCACGAACAATTCTGAACCTTGATGAAACGATAACCAAGTCATGA
- a CDS encoding DUF1501 domain-containing protein, giving the protein MNRLHKSDDTHQAAVVQNARRRWFLQQCGIGLGSVALTSLMAGDGFAASPDNANPLAPKAPHFPAKIKNVILLFMGGGPSQFEMFDHKPMLAKLDGTLPPPDLLDGYRAAFINPNSKLLGPKFGFSKHGQSGAEISELLPHTASVADDLCIVRSMTTDAFNHAPAQLLMSTGSQQFGRPSMGSWLTYGLGSESENLPAYVVFNSGKKGPSAGAGNWNSGFLPTMHSGVEFRSSGDPVLYLSSPEGLPAGSQRSTLDAINRLNRQRLDVVGDPEIATRVNSYEMAFRMQSSAPEAMSLADEPQHMLDLYGAEPGKMSFANNCLLARRLVQRGVRFVQLFHESWDQHGGLTSGLKQNCLDTDQACGALVKDLKQQGLLDETLVIWGGEFGRTPMVQGGNDGRDHHPNSFTMWMAGGGLKKGLVYGSTDELGFNVAENPVHVHDLHATILQLLGFDHKRLTYRFQGRDYRLTDVHGNVVKDLLA; this is encoded by the coding sequence ATGAATCGACTACACAAATCAGACGACACGCATCAAGCCGCAGTCGTCCAAAACGCTCGTCGTCGTTGGTTTCTGCAGCAATGTGGGATCGGACTCGGTTCGGTCGCATTGACCAGTTTGATGGCTGGGGATGGATTCGCGGCGTCGCCGGACAATGCAAATCCACTGGCGCCCAAGGCACCCCATTTCCCTGCCAAAATCAAGAACGTCATCCTGCTGTTCATGGGCGGCGGCCCGAGCCAGTTCGAAATGTTTGACCACAAGCCGATGTTGGCAAAATTGGATGGAACGCTTCCGCCGCCGGACCTGTTGGACGGCTATCGCGCGGCGTTCATCAATCCAAACTCGAAACTGCTGGGACCCAAGTTTGGTTTTTCCAAACATGGCCAATCGGGTGCCGAGATCAGCGAACTGTTGCCGCACACCGCATCGGTTGCCGACGATTTGTGCATCGTCCGTTCGATGACGACCGACGCCTTCAATCATGCTCCTGCGCAACTGTTGATGAGCACCGGATCGCAACAGTTTGGCCGGCCCAGCATGGGATCCTGGCTGACCTATGGATTGGGTAGCGAATCAGAAAACCTTCCCGCCTATGTCGTTTTCAACAGTGGAAAGAAGGGGCCCAGCGCAGGTGCCGGAAATTGGAATTCAGGGTTCTTGCCGACGATGCACTCCGGCGTCGAATTTCGCAGCAGCGGTGATCCGGTTCTGTATCTGTCCAGTCCAGAAGGTTTGCCGGCCGGATCGCAGCGAAGCACACTCGATGCGATCAACCGACTGAATCGTCAGCGTTTGGACGTAGTGGGCGATCCCGAAATTGCCACACGCGTCAACTCGTATGAAATGGCGTTTCGAATGCAGTCCAGTGCGCCGGAGGCGATGTCGTTGGCGGACGAACCGCAACACATGTTGGATCTGTACGGTGCCGAACCAGGAAAAATGTCGTTCGCCAACAATTGTCTGCTGGCACGTCGGTTGGTCCAGCGTGGCGTGCGATTCGTGCAACTGTTCCACGAATCGTGGGACCAGCACGGCGGGCTAACGTCGGGACTGAAACAGAACTGTCTTGATACGGACCAGGCCTGCGGGGCGCTGGTGAAAGATTTGAAACAGCAGGGACTCTTGGACGAGACGCTGGTGATTTGGGGCGGCGAATTCGGACGCACACCCATGGTCCAAGGTGGCAACGACGGCCGGGACCATCACCCGAATTCATTCACGATGTGGATGGCGGGCGGCGGACTGAAAAAAGGGCTGGTTTACGGTTCAACCGACGAACTGGGGTTCAATGTGGCTGAGAACCCCGTGCACGTTCACGATCTGCATGCGACCATTCTGCAGCTGCTTGGTTTCGATCACAAACGATTGACCTATCGTTTCCAAGGACGTGACTACCGGCTTACCGACGTCCACGGAAACGTCGTCAAGGATCTACTGGCCTAG
- a CDS encoding DUF1853 family protein, with protein sequence MTVLNEPDQWVRDLLWVIRSPSLIGPAPPKTPNEAAKTDMLPSAPDGSLANAFGADGASFNFHQIDHDQLAAYFADQVPRRVGFYFERLVQFWLTHIRGVEMVASSLQVREGQRTLGEIDFLFRDELGRLTHWEVAVKFYLHVPHTKIAGSHFVGPHLKDTFQRKRDRIFDHQLPLGRSHFPEIEIQQTIVKGRIFYALDHPPVQQLPPAMSPGHLRERWLRRADLAAIERQSDSRYQILTKPYWLSDANVHETNPSAIDGRQLNDQISQRFSSSDHPVLVSRLSAESDRWIEAERWFVVPDDWPNVVNAS encoded by the coding sequence ATGACAGTGCTGAATGAGCCGGATCAGTGGGTTCGCGATCTGCTTTGGGTCATCCGAAGTCCATCGTTGATCGGACCAGCCCCGCCAAAGACGCCCAACGAGGCCGCGAAGACCGATATGTTGCCATCGGCGCCTGATGGAAGCCTGGCGAACGCGTTTGGCGCTGACGGCGCTTCATTCAACTTCCACCAGATCGATCACGACCAGCTTGCGGCATACTTCGCCGATCAGGTTCCAAGACGTGTCGGTTTTTACTTTGAACGTCTGGTGCAGTTCTGGCTAACGCATATCCGGGGCGTGGAAATGGTCGCCAGTTCTCTGCAGGTCCGAGAGGGGCAACGAACGCTTGGCGAAATCGATTTCCTGTTCCGCGATGAACTGGGACGTTTGACCCACTGGGAAGTCGCCGTCAAGTTTTACCTGCACGTTCCCCACACCAAGATCGCCGGCAGCCATTTTGTAGGCCCGCACCTGAAAGACACCTTCCAGCGGAAACGCGACCGGATTTTCGATCACCAACTCCCGCTGGGACGATCGCATTTCCCAGAGATCGAAATCCAACAGACGATTGTGAAGGGACGCATCTTCTATGCCCTCGATCACCCACCTGTCCAGCAGCTTCCACCGGCGATGTCACCCGGCCATCTACGTGAACGTTGGCTGCGCCGTGCAGATCTTGCGGCAATCGAGCGCCAATCCGATTCGCGGTATCAAATTCTGACCAAGCCGTATTGGTTATCCGACGCTAACGTGCACGAAACGAATCCATCCGCCATCGACGGCCGGCAACTGAACGACCAGATCAGCCAACGTTTTTCGAGCTCCGATCACCCCGTCTTGGTCAGTCGGCTAAGTGCCGAATCCGACAGATGGATCGAAGCCGAGCGATGGTTTGTCGTCCCCGACGATTGGCCCAACGTGGTGAATGCGAGCTGA
- a CDS encoding class I SAM-dependent methyltransferase — protein sequence MVGNRVVGVTEDPNDTPGPIGSQSPPPIAGSRGYDRLAAVYRPLEWWMFGDDLQRGRTALLDDLPPARQILVLGDGDGRLMQQIGRQSPDAMITSVDNSKGMLEHQQRRIQDVGATDRVRFVHQDARDFPCREASVDLLVMAFFLDCFTESDIDEFLPNWIRTVRPGGHVYVAEFAVPGSGWHAVRAKLMLAAMHCFFRWTTDFQNRRLVDLDCKLESQSLRKSKCRTRNKGLIQTQIWQRAGQPTSTGCNPGVR from the coding sequence ATGGTCGGCAATCGGGTGGTTGGCGTGACCGAGGATCCGAACGACACCCCGGGTCCGATCGGATCTCAGTCTCCACCACCGATCGCTGGATCGCGTGGGTACGATCGCTTGGCCGCGGTCTATCGACCGCTCGAATGGTGGATGTTTGGCGACGACCTTCAACGTGGTCGCACGGCACTTCTAGATGACCTGCCGCCGGCACGCCAGATTCTGGTGCTGGGCGATGGTGACGGTCGCCTGATGCAGCAGATCGGCCGGCAATCGCCCGACGCGATGATCACCAGCGTCGACAACAGCAAGGGGATGCTAGAACATCAACAACGGCGTATTCAAGACGTGGGTGCCACCGACCGCGTCCGCTTTGTGCATCAGGATGCACGTGATTTCCCATGTCGTGAAGCCAGCGTCGATCTTCTGGTGATGGCGTTCTTCCTGGATTGCTTCACGGAATCGGACATCGATGAGTTTCTGCCGAACTGGATCCGCACGGTGCGTCCGGGCGGGCATGTGTACGTTGCCGAATTCGCGGTGCCCGGATCAGGCTGGCATGCCGTTCGTGCGAAGCTGATGTTGGCCGCGATGCACTGTTTTTTTCGCTGGACCACTGACTTTCAAAACCGCCGGTTGGTCGATTTGGATTGCAAACTAGAAAGCCAATCGCTTCGCAAATCCAAATGCCGAACCAGAAACAAAGGTCTAATTCAAACTCAGATCTGGCAGCGAGCCGGCCAGCCAACGTCGACCGGATGCAACCCGGGCGTCCGCTAG
- a CDS encoding response regulator: protein MVKVLLSEDSPTQAFHIQSKLVDEGYEVHLVSNGQEALDCIPEFCPHLILTDMEMPVMDGLQLVTHSCQRFPEIPIILITANGSEATAVEALNLGAAAYLPKSMIDEKLFATIDQVLDVMESANSYAQLIQSMDYNELRFTLPNQLELIRPLVELIKQMSLGLSLLDVNEGIRLGMAVDHAVQNAMLHGNLELSSEALKSDAELTIQGEPSLPVRRAAEPEFCVRRVHVTVRLSPTEAEITVADDGAGFDTSLFPDRHAPNQLGQDQGRGLVMIRSFMDEVNFNDAGNEITMRKRKRSTGLLPTAPQ, encoded by the coding sequence ATGGTAAAGGTGCTTCTAAGCGAGGACAGCCCAACTCAAGCGTTTCACATCCAATCCAAATTGGTGGACGAAGGCTATGAAGTCCATTTGGTCAGCAACGGGCAAGAGGCGCTCGACTGTATCCCCGAGTTCTGTCCACATCTGATTTTGACAGACATGGAAATGCCGGTGATGGATGGACTTCAACTGGTGACACATTCATGTCAGCGGTTTCCGGAGATCCCGATCATTCTGATCACGGCCAATGGCAGCGAAGCGACTGCGGTGGAAGCGTTGAACCTGGGTGCGGCCGCGTATCTGCCGAAATCGATGATCGACGAGAAACTGTTTGCGACCATCGACCAAGTTTTGGACGTGATGGAGTCGGCTAACAGCTACGCTCAATTGATCCAATCGATGGACTACAACGAACTGCGGTTCACCTTGCCCAATCAATTGGAATTGATTCGTCCGCTGGTGGAATTGATCAAACAGATGTCCCTAGGACTGTCCCTGCTGGACGTCAACGAAGGAATCCGGCTGGGCATGGCCGTCGATCATGCTGTCCAAAACGCGATGCTGCACGGGAACCTGGAACTGTCGTCCGAAGCCCTGAAATCCGACGCCGAACTGACGATCCAGGGCGAACCCAGCCTGCCGGTGCGCCGCGCCGCGGAACCGGAATTCTGTGTTCGCCGCGTTCATGTCACCGTTCGGCTCTCCCCCACCGAAGCTGAAATCACGGTTGCCGATGACGGGGCCGGATTCGACACCAGCCTGTTCCCTGACCGCCACGCCCCGAACCAACTCGGACAAGATCAGGGTCGAGGTCTGGTCATGATTCGATCGTTCATGGATGAAGTGAACTTCAACGATGCGGGAAACGAAATCACGATGCGGAAACGCAAACGATCCACCGGCTTGTTACCAACGGCCCCCCAATAA